From a single Arachis hypogaea cultivar Tifrunner chromosome 3, arahy.Tifrunner.gnm2.J5K5, whole genome shotgun sequence genomic region:
- the LOC112735612 gene encoding ABC transporter G family member 1, with product MFFDIGSSSESIQARASLLVFVVTFLTFITVGAFPSFVEDIKVFERKRLNGHYGVTAYTICNTLSLVPFLLLMSLIPGAVVYYLVGLHQGHQEFIYFTSILFVSVFLVEGLMMIVASIVPNFLLGIIFGTGILGVMMLDGGFYRLPSDIPKPFWRYPLHYISFHKYAYQGLFKNAFQGLTFTGNNQDGGSMINISGEEILRNLWQVKIGYSKWNDVVILIGMAVTYRIWFLVIIKSFEKVKPIVVTAMNNCPQAKFRFTKVTRLGAMA from the exons ATGTTCTTTGACATTGGCTCAAGCAGTGAATCAATTCAG GCCAGAGCTTCACTACTTGTATTTGTTGTTACATTCCTTACCTTCATTACTGTTGGTGCATTCCCTTCTTTTGTGGAAGATATTAAG GTGTTTGAAAGAAAAAGACTGAATGGACATTATGGGGTAACTGCATACACCATTTGCAACACATTATCTTTAGTTCCATTCTTGCTATTGATGTCACTGATCCCTGGAGCAGTGGTTTATTACCTAGTTGGACTTCACCAAGGACACCAAGAATTCATCTACTTTACATCTATACTTTTTGTTTCTGTCTTTTTGGTTGAGGGTCTCATGATGATTGTTGCAAGCATTGTCCCCAATTTTCTGCTAGGCATAATCTTCGGCACCGGAATATTGGGagtgatgatgttggatggtggattCTATAGGCTTCCAAGTGATATCCCTAAACCGTTTTGGAGATATCCTTTGCATTACATTTCATTCCACAAGTATGCATACCAAGGATTGTTCAAGAACGCGTTTCAAGGCCTAACATTCACCGGCAATAATCAAGATGGAGGATCTATGATAAACATTAGTGGGGAAGAGATACTTAGAAACTTGTGGCAAGTGAAAATTGGTTACTCAAAATGGAATGATGTTGTTATATTGATAGGAATGGCAGTGACATACAGAATTTGGTTCTTGGTAATCATCAAGAGCTTTGAGAAAGTGAAGCCTATTGTTGTGACAGCAATGAATAATTGCCCGCAAGCAAAGTTCAGGTTCACTAAGGTGACTAGACTAGGAGCAATGGCATGA
- the LOC112734411 gene encoding ABC transporter G family member 1 produces the protein MASESMVIEIEHDDNEDEKGNKRNEEKEKEGMCMCMTWKDVWVTASMGNKGSKPILSGLTGYAKPGQLLAIMGPSGSGKSTLLDALAGRLDSNTRQTGEILINGRKEALAYGISAYVTQDDTLLTTLTVREAVHYSAQLQLPDSMSKAEKRERAEITIREMGLQDAINTRIGGWGIKGISGGQKRRVSICIEILTRPRLLFLDEPTSGLDSAASYYVMKRIANLVQKDGIQRTVIASIHQPSTEVFQLFHNLCLLSSGTTVYFGPASTATQFFASNGFPCPALQNPSDHLLKTINKDFDQDTDMGLSGTRTVPTEEAIRILISAYESSEINQQVQQEVAMLSNQETRSVDHKKRRRAGFLNQCIVLTKISCVNMFRDLGYYWLRLGIYIALAIATATVFYDLGTSFSTIQDRGALLMFESSFITFMTIGGFPSFVEVMKVFERERLNGHYGVVAFVIGNTVSSVPYLVLVSVIPGAIAYYLPHLQRGFDHFVYFICVLFSCLMLVESLMMIVASVVPNYLMGIISGAGIQGIMMLAGGFFRLPNDLPKPFWRYPMFYVAFHRFAFQGLYKNEFQGLSFATNDGNGSYISGDQILRDTWQVDMSYSKWVDLGILLGMILVYRVLFFLIIKITEKLKPFFVSFISGSPKRATLVMENNDDNSALSHEA, from the exons ATGGCATCTGAAAGCATGGTGATAGAGATTGAGCatgatgataatgaagatgaGAAGGGGAATAAGAGAAAcgaagagaaagagaaggagggTATGTGTATGTGTATGACATGGAAGGATGTGTGGGTGACTGCATCAATGGGAAACAAAGGAAGCAAACCAATTCTTTCCGGTCTAACCGGTTATGCCAAACCGGGCCAGCTATTGGCCATAATGGGTCCTTCTGGTTCTGGCAAGTCTACCCTTCTTGATGCCTTAGCAG GTAGATTAGATTCAAACACAAGACAAACAGGAGAGATTCTCATCAACGGTCGCAAAGAAGCGCTGGCCTATGGAATCTCG GCATATGTGACACAAGATGATACCTTATTAACAACCTTAACGGTGAGGGAAGCAGTGCACTACTCAGCTCAACTCCAACTACCTGATTCCATGTCCAAggcagagaaaagagagagagcagAGATTACAATAAGAGAAATGGGTCTGCAAGATGCCATTAACACAAGAATTGGAGGTTGGGGCATTAAAGGAATCAGTGGTGGTCAGAAGAGACGTGTGAGCATCTGCATTGAGATCCTAACACGCCCAAGGCTCTTGTTTCTTGATGAACCAACAAGTGGACTTGACAGTGCTGCTTCCTATTATGTCATGAAAAGAATTGCAAACCTTGTTCAGAAAGATGGCATTCAAAGAACCGTTATTGCTTCAATACATCAACCAAGCACTGAAGTCTTTCAACTTTTCCATAACCTTTGTCTTCTCTCTTCTGGTACAACTGTTTACTTTGGACCTGCCTCAACTGCTACTCAG TTTTTTGCTTCCAATGGTTTTCCATGTCCTGCACTCCAAAACCCTTCTGATCATTTACTGAAAACAATAAACAAGGATTTTGATCAG GATACTGACATGGGTTTATCTGGCACTAGAACAGTGCCTACAGAAGAAGCAATTAGAATCCTTATAAGCGCATATGAATCATCTGAAATTAACCAACAAGTTCAACAAGAAGTTGCAATGCTATCTAACCAG GAGACTAGATCAGTAGATCATAAGAAGAGAAGGCGTGCTGGTTTCCTTAATCAGTGCATTGTTCTAACCAAAATATCATGCGTGAACATGTTTCGTGATCTAGGCTATTATTGGTTACGTCTTGGAATATACATTGCATTGGCCATAGCCACTGCCACAGTTTTCTATGATCTAGGTACAAGTTTCAGCACAATTCAGGACAGAGGAGCACTTCTTATGTTTGAATCTTCATTCATAACTTTCATGACCATTGGTGGATTCCCTTCCTTTGTGGAGGTCATGAAG GTATTTGAACGAGAAAGATTGAATGGGCATTATGGTGTTGTGGCATTTGTAATTGGGAACACAGTATCTAGTGTGCCATACTTGGTTCTAGTATCAGTGATTCCAGGAGCCATAGCTTATTAccttcctcatcttcaaagaggATTCGACCATTTTGTTTACTTCATATGTGTTCTGTTTTCTTGCCTCATGTTGGTTGAAAGCCTAATGATGATAGTTGCAAGCGTAGTCCCAAACTATCTAATGGGAATCATAAGCGGCGCCGGAATCCAAGGAATCATGATGCTGGCCGGAGGGTTCTTCAGATTGCCCAATGATCTTCCCAAACCATTTTGGAGATACCCAATGTTCTATGTTGCATTTCATAGATTTGCATTCCAAGGATTGTACAAGAACGAGTTTCAGGGGCTAAGCTTTGCAACAAATGATGGAAATGGCTCCTACATTAGTGGTGACCAGATTCTGAGGGACACGTGGCAAGTTGACATGAGTTACTCCAAGTGGGTCGATCTCGGAATCTTGCTTGGGATGATTTTGGTGTATCGAGTGTTGTTCTTCTTGATCATCAAGATTACGGAGAAGTTGAAGCCATTTTTTGTGTCATTCATTTCAGGGTCTCCCAAGCGAGCAACACTAGTGATGGAGAATAATGATGATAACTCTGCACTAAGTCATGAAGCATAA